From one Triticum urartu cultivar G1812 chromosome 3, Tu2.1, whole genome shotgun sequence genomic stretch:
- the LOC125544639 gene encoding hexokinase-6: protein MAKGAVVGTTAVVCAAAAAAAAVGVAVVVSRRRRRTRDAEAGRRKKVADVIEELEQTLATPTPLLRGIADAMVEEMERGLRADPHAPLKMLISYVDNLPTGDEHGLFYALDLGGTNFRVLRVQLGGKEKRAVQQYEEVPIPPHLMVGTSTELFDFIAAELERFVETEGDDFHLPEGRHRELGFTFSFPVHQTSISSGTLVKWTKGFCINGTVGEDVVAELSSAMERQGLDMKVTALVNDTVGTLAGGIYVDNDVVAAVILGTGTNAAYVEHVDAIPKWKGPLPRSGNMVINMEWGNFKSDKLPRSDYDIALDFESLNPGEQMYEKMISGMYLGEVVRRILLRLAHDASLFGDVVPSKLEKLFVLRTPDMSAMHHDTSHDLKHLGAKLKDILGVADTSLEARYITLHVCDKVAERGARLAAAGIYGILKKLGRDRAPSDGSPKQRTVVAIDGGLYEHYKKFSSRVEATLAELLGEAAASSVVVKMANDGSGIGAALLAASHSQYNVVE, encoded by the exons ATGGCGAAGGGGGCGGTCGTGGGGACGACGGCGGTGGTGTGCGCCGCGGCCGCGGCTGCGGCGGCGGTCGGGGTGGCGGTGGTGGTGtcgcggaggaggaggaggacgcgggACGCGGAGGCGGGCAGGCGGAAGAAGGTGGCCGACGTGATCGAGGAGCTGGAGCAGACGTTGGCGACGCCGACGCCGCTGCTGCGCGGCATCGCGGACGCCATGGTGGAGGAGATGGAGCGCGGGCTGCGCGCCGACCCCCACGCCCCGCTCAAGATGCTCATCAGCTACGTCGACAATCTGCCCACCGG GGATGAGCATGGGCTGTTTTATGCACTGGATCTTGGTGGGACCAACTTTCGTGTTCTACGGGTTCAGCTTGGAGGAAAGGAGAAACGTGCTGTCCAACAATATGAAGAGGTTCCCATTCCACCTCATCTGATGGTTGGGACTTCCACC GAACTGTTTGATTTCATTGCGGCTGAGCTGGAAAGATTTGTTGAGACTGAAGGAGACGATTTCCACTTGCCTGAGGGCAGACATAGGGAACTGGGTTTCACCTTTTCTTTCCCAGTACACCAAACTTCGATATCGTCAGGCACACTCGTTAAGTGGACAAAGGGATTTTGCATCAATGGCACG GTTGGGGAAGATGTGGTGGCTGAATTGAGCAGTGCTATGGAGAGGCAGGGGCTTGATATGAAAGTTACAGCTTTG GTTAATGATACTGTAGGCACATTGGCTGGCGGGATATATGTTGATAATGATGTCGTCGCTGCTGTAATATTGGGCACTGGGACAAATGCAGCGTATGTTGAGCATGTAGATGCAATTCCAAAATGGAAGGGACCACTACCTAGATCAGGAAACATG GTCATCAACATGGAATGGGGAAACTTCAAGTCAGACAAGCTTCCCCGTTCTGACTATGATATTGCCTTGGATTTTGAAAGTTTGAACCCCGGCGAGCAG ATGTATGAGAAAATGATTTCGGGCATGTATCTTGGAGAGGTTGTGCGAAGGATCTTGCTTAGGCTGGCTCATGATGCTTCCTTATTTGGTGATGTTGTTCCATCAAAATTGGAGAAACTCTTTGTACTGAG GACGCCGGATATGTCAGCCATgcatcatgacacctcacatgatCTCAAACACCTTGGTGCTAAGCTGAAGGATATCCTGGGG GTTGCCGATACTTCGCTGGAAGCAAGATACATAACCCTCCACGTCTGCGACAAGGTCGCGGAGAGAGGCGCGCGCCTGGCTGCCGCCGGCATATACGGCATCCTGAAGAAGCTGGGCAGGGACAGAGCGCCGAGTGACGGCAGTCCGAAGCAAAGGACCGTCGTCGCCATAGATGGCGGCCTCTACGAGCACTACAAGAAGTTCAGCTCCCGCGTCGAGGCGACGCTCGCGGAGCTGCTTGGGGAGGCGGCCGCCTCGTCGGTCGTCGTCAAGATGGCCAACGACGGCTCCGGCATCGGGGCCGCGCTTCTTGCGGCCTCACACTCCCAGTACAATGTCGTCGAGTAG